In Deltaproteobacteria bacterium, one genomic interval encodes:
- a CDS encoding urease accessory protein UreF, whose translation MTNPPEILTLLQHGDSFFPSGAFASSWGLETLHADGKVTDAVSLTRFIAGQLRLRWARCDRVALISTYRAGDALAQVAQIDAELEALALARDLREASRRAGRALLRTHAQLATRNAATYLEWIKTGQAYGHVPVAQGVVWRGVGLSEEAATMLSGHGLCLTFVSVAIRLGIISHIEAQQILGQLHAPLLEILHLPPPPFMSSFSPLTDVAIMRHETQSVRLFAS comes from the coding sequence ATGACGAATCCGCCTGAAATACTGACACTCTTACAGCACGGCGACAGTTTCTTCCCGAGTGGTGCGTTTGCGTCATCTTGGGGACTGGAGACCTTACACGCTGACGGAAAAGTGACTGATGCTGTCTCGCTGACGCGATTCATTGCCGGGCAACTCCGCTTACGTTGGGCACGGTGTGATCGTGTCGCATTAATCAGTACCTATCGCGCGGGTGATGCTCTAGCGCAGGTCGCTCAGATTGATGCTGAACTTGAAGCTCTTGCGCTTGCCCGTGACCTGCGTGAAGCCTCCCGCCGGGCCGGGCGTGCGCTCCTGCGCACCCATGCGCAGTTAGCAACGCGCAATGCCGCTACGTATCTGGAGTGGATCAAAACAGGACAGGCCTATGGTCATGTACCAGTGGCGCAAGGAGTAGTCTGGCGCGGTGTTGGCCTGAGTGAAGAGGCCGCAACCATGCTATCTGGCCACGGGTTGTGTCTGACCTTCGTTAGCGTGGCGATACGACTAGGAATCATCAGTCACATTGAAGCGCAACAGATTCTTGGGCAATTGCACGCGCCGTTGCTAGAGATATTGCACCTTCCTCCTCCTCCTTTCATGAGCAGCTTCTCCCCGCTCACAGATGTTGCCATAATGCGCCACGAAACGCAGAGTGTTCGGTTGTTCGCCAGTTAA
- the ureE gene encoding urease accessory protein UreE has translation MLHLTDILGYVSERDFAEQLHRLEHAGKVESVVLSRADAKRHRLRVTTDHGTDVAIALARDTTLGDGAVLYLDEDRAIVVRMKEEEWLVFVPRDVNAALELGYTAGHLHWRVRFSPLGLAVAREGPEQTYLDRLRPLLTSGRIQKAQDDESA, from the coding sequence TTGCTTCATCTTACCGACATCCTGGGGTACGTCTCAGAGCGCGACTTTGCTGAGCAGCTCCACCGACTTGAGCACGCCGGTAAGGTCGAGTCCGTTGTGCTAAGCCGCGCCGATGCCAAACGGCATCGCTTACGAGTGACGACTGATCACGGTACTGATGTTGCGATCGCGTTAGCCCGAGATACGACGCTTGGTGATGGTGCGGTTCTTTATCTCGATGAAGATCGGGCTATCGTCGTGCGGATGAAAGAGGAGGAATGGTTGGTCTTTGTTCCTCGTGACGTGAATGCCGCGTTGGAGCTAGGGTACACCGCAGGCCATCTGCATTGGCGGGTGCGCTTCTCTCCTCTTGGCCTGGCAGTGGCGCGTGAAGGACCTGAACAGACCTATCTCGATCGCTTACGTCCGTTGCTGACGAGTGGACGTATCCAGAAAGCTCAGGATGACGAATCCGCCTGA